One genomic segment of Chitinophaga sancti includes these proteins:
- a CDS encoding discoidin domain-containing protein — protein sequence MIIRMMKYWLCGVAFFLCSGSNNYAQKKAPDPYGPVPTENQMRWQEMKYYAFVHFSLNTYTDQSWGFGNEDVKLFNPLKLDCRQWARICRDAGMKGIILTVKHHCGFCLWPSKYTEYSVKNAPWKNGHGDVVRELADACKEYGLKLGIYLSPWDRNSPDYGKPEYITYFRNQLTELLTNYGPIFEVWFDGANGGSGYYGGANETRTIDRTTYYDWQNTYKLIRRLQPDCVIWNDGGDRADLRWVGTEGGLVGETNWSLLNAKGEVEWNMLHHGLENGDSWVPAEVNTSIRPEWFYHPHEDGQVKTVPQLMETYYNSIGRNGTLLLNFPIMPNGLIHPNDEKAALGLARAVKEAFAVNLAANKKASATNVRGNANEFGPDKSVDNSNDTYWATDDDVTNASLTIDFGKPTTFNRFLVQEYIRLGQRVKSFTVEGLVDGHWVQLAKATTIGYKRILRFPAIKATAVRLNITGSKSCPVISSIGIYNAPQILAAPAITRNQSGEVTITPADMESVIYYTLAGEQPTSKSKKYTDPFLSEGKMEISAIAYEPATGKSSPVSKEKFDISRKNWRIVGLADEKANLILDGNPSTAWHQSKDEKMPVDLVLDLGEEQKLCGFKYLPDQGNTTGAIAKYQFFVSPDNKAWKQVDEGEFPNIKNNPLWQTRSFTPINARYIKLRAVREVNGNNDAGYAEVDVITK from the coding sequence ATGATTATTCGTATGATGAAATATTGGCTTTGTGGAGTCGCTTTCTTCTTGTGTTCAGGTAGTAATAACTATGCCCAGAAAAAGGCTCCGGATCCATATGGCCCGGTACCAACGGAAAATCAAATGAGATGGCAGGAGATGAAATATTATGCTTTTGTCCATTTCTCCTTAAATACTTATACGGATCAATCCTGGGGATTTGGCAATGAGGATGTAAAGTTATTTAATCCGTTGAAACTGGATTGCCGCCAATGGGCCCGGATATGCAGGGATGCAGGTATGAAAGGAATTATACTTACCGTAAAGCATCACTGCGGTTTTTGTCTCTGGCCGTCTAAATACACGGAGTATTCTGTGAAAAATGCGCCATGGAAAAATGGCCATGGCGATGTGGTGCGTGAATTGGCTGATGCCTGTAAAGAATACGGCTTAAAACTGGGTATCTATCTATCCCCCTGGGATAGAAATAGCCCCGATTATGGAAAGCCGGAGTATATCACTTACTTCCGGAATCAGCTGACAGAACTCCTCACTAATTACGGACCGATTTTCGAAGTATGGTTTGACGGCGCCAATGGTGGTTCAGGATACTATGGCGGTGCTAATGAAACACGCACAATTGACCGCACTACCTATTATGACTGGCAGAATACTTATAAGCTGATCCGCAGGCTACAACCTGACTGCGTAATATGGAATGACGGTGGTGACAGGGCCGATCTACGCTGGGTAGGTACTGAAGGTGGCCTGGTGGGCGAAACGAACTGGAGTTTGCTAAATGCCAAAGGCGAGGTGGAATGGAATATGCTGCATCATGGTCTGGAAAATGGGGATTCCTGGGTGCCCGCCGAAGTCAATACTTCCATCAGACCAGAATGGTTCTATCATCCACATGAAGATGGCCAGGTAAAAACGGTGCCGCAATTAATGGAAACTTACTATAATTCCATAGGACGCAATGGTACATTACTGCTTAATTTCCCGATCATGCCCAATGGGCTGATTCATCCAAACGATGAAAAAGCAGCGCTCGGATTGGCCAGGGCTGTCAAGGAAGCATTTGCCGTGAACCTGGCTGCAAATAAGAAGGCGAGTGCCACCAATGTTCGCGGAAATGCCAATGAGTTTGGCCCCGATAAGTCTGTTGATAATAGCAACGATACCTATTGGGCCACTGATGATGATGTGACTAACGCGTCGCTAACGATAGATTTTGGTAAACCAACCACGTTCAACCGTTTCCTGGTACAGGAATATATCCGGTTAGGACAACGCGTGAAATCCTTTACTGTAGAGGGCCTTGTTGATGGACATTGGGTGCAGCTAGCAAAAGCTACCACCATCGGGTATAAGCGTATCCTTCGTTTTCCGGCGATTAAGGCAACAGCGGTTCGGTTGAATATTACTGGTTCGAAAAGCTGCCCTGTCATTTCCAGTATCGGCATTTACAATGCACCGCAAATCCTTGCTGCTCCTGCTATTACCAGAAATCAATCTGGTGAAGTAACCATCACTCCGGCGGATATGGAGTCGGTTATTTACTACACACTGGCTGGTGAGCAGCCTACTTCAAAATCAAAAAAATACACTGATCCCTTTCTGTCAGAGGGTAAAATGGAAATAAGTGCTATTGCTTATGAACCAGCTACAGGTAAAAGTAGTCCAGTGTCCAAGGAAAAATTTGATATTTCCCGGAAGAACTGGAGAATTGTCGGATTAGCCGATGAAAAGGCAAACCTGATCCTGGATGGAAATCCATCTACTGCGTGGCATCAAAGTAAGGATGAAAAAATGCCTGTTGATCTGGTTCTCGATTTAGGAGAGGAACAAAAGCTATGTGGGTTCAAATATCTGCCAGACCAGGGAAACACCACGGGGGCAATTGCAAAATATCAATTTTTTGTTTCGCCCGATAATAAGGCGTGGAAGCAGGTAGATGAAGGAGAGTTTCCAAACATAAAAAACAACCCATTGTGGCAAACGAGAAGCTTTACACCAATAAATGCCCGTTATATAAAACTCCGTGCAGTGCGTGAGGTGAATGGTAATAATGATGCCGGATATGCGGAAGTAGACGTGATCACAAAATAG
- the galA gene encoding beta-galactosidase GalA has product MIYRFLVFATGVIILTLTGNFYLSAQHLSEGTPVKRARINFDEDWQFHKGDIAIKRAVKAGKQGGLSDANVKVVTGEEAVIAYTDKNKVADYKPGDWMNINLPHDWLVGEPFVHDDNIGSQPAGNGYRPTGIGFYRKEFEIPEGDEGKMISIDFDGIFRNSTVWVNGHLMGHHESGYLPSTYDLTDVLRYGREGKNVILVKVDATDFEGWWYEGCGIYRHVWLTKRGKLHVDQYGTHITTPIVTTQKATVSIGTTLQNDDNVDRKFTLISRILAKNGTVLSTQSSSLSIPKHNKLTVEQQANVVRPQLWSPETPSLYKVKTEIVENGIAVDNYETTFGIRTVEVTTNGFFLNGKLYPIKGTANHQDFAGVGVALPDKINAYKLKLLKEMGSNGYRCAHHPPTPELLDICDSIGMLVLDENRLLSSSAQGKEDLKTMILRDRNHPSVFMWSLENEESLEGNVTGRRILESLVEVAHELDDTRQVTAAMNHGWNEGGYSDVLDVVGYNYGQRGMQYVKDHLQYPRRKMFVTESTSYVSTRGEYEDNGGLGYVSNFGLGIGWGLQPGQDWKHIVQYPFLSGTFVWTGFDYRGEPTPYGWPCVSSHFGIMDVCGFPKDGYYAYKAAWTDTPLIHVFPHWNWPGKVGQKMKIRGYSNCEEVSLFVNGESVGRKKTEPFEYFEWEVVYRPGRLEARGYNSGQQVASQLIETTTAPEKLTLASDVDYLKADGCDVAVVNVAIRDSSGRVVPTANNYVQFFVEGPGKIIGTGNGDPSCHDPENTNQRRAFNGYCQVLVQSGKAAGEIRLKAISETLAGSTVIIKVQ; this is encoded by the coding sequence ATGATTTACAGATTTCTTGTTTTTGCAACTGGGGTAATTATATTGACTTTAACAGGTAATTTTTACCTGTCAGCACAGCATCTATCGGAGGGGACTCCTGTAAAAAGGGCGAGGATAAATTTTGATGAAGACTGGCAGTTTCACAAAGGCGACATTGCTATAAAGCGTGCTGTAAAAGCCGGAAAGCAGGGAGGCTTAAGTGATGCTAATGTAAAAGTAGTGACAGGAGAGGAAGCCGTTATTGCTTATACCGATAAGAATAAGGTGGCGGATTATAAGCCTGGCGACTGGATGAATATAAACCTGCCACACGACTGGTTGGTGGGCGAGCCCTTTGTACACGATGATAACATTGGCAGTCAGCCTGCCGGGAATGGTTACCGGCCGACAGGGATAGGCTTTTACAGGAAAGAGTTTGAGATACCGGAAGGAGATGAAGGAAAGATGATCTCAATTGATTTTGATGGTATTTTCCGGAACAGTACTGTTTGGGTGAATGGTCATCTTATGGGCCATCATGAAAGTGGTTACCTACCTTCCACTTACGATCTTACAGATGTGCTGCGATACGGGAGGGAAGGAAAGAATGTAATACTGGTGAAAGTGGATGCAACAGATTTTGAAGGATGGTGGTATGAGGGCTGTGGTATTTACAGGCATGTTTGGCTGACTAAAAGGGGGAAACTGCATGTTGACCAGTATGGTACTCATATTACAACGCCCATTGTTACCACTCAGAAAGCAACGGTGAGTATCGGGACCACGTTGCAAAATGATGATAATGTCGATAGAAAATTTACGCTCATTTCAAGGATATTGGCTAAAAACGGAACGGTGCTGAGCACTCAAAGCAGCTCCTTGTCAATACCAAAACACAATAAGCTAACTGTAGAGCAGCAGGCTAATGTGGTAAGACCACAACTGTGGTCACCGGAAACACCCTCTCTTTACAAAGTGAAAACTGAAATTGTTGAAAATGGCATTGCCGTTGATAATTATGAAACCACGTTTGGCATAAGAACAGTTGAGGTTACCACTAACGGCTTTTTTCTTAATGGAAAGCTTTATCCTATAAAAGGCACCGCCAATCACCAGGATTTTGCTGGTGTGGGTGTGGCATTGCCTGATAAAATTAACGCGTATAAGCTGAAGCTTTTAAAAGAAATGGGTAGTAATGGCTACCGTTGCGCTCATCATCCGCCTACACCTGAGCTACTGGATATCTGTGATAGCATCGGCATGTTGGTATTAGATGAAAACCGGTTATTGTCATCAAGTGCACAAGGGAAAGAGGATTTAAAAACTATGATCCTCCGCGACCGTAATCATCCTTCCGTATTTATGTGGAGCCTGGAAAATGAGGAGTCCCTGGAAGGTAATGTAACAGGGAGAAGAATACTTGAATCACTTGTGGAAGTAGCTCATGAGTTAGATGATACCCGACAGGTGACGGCTGCAATGAACCATGGTTGGAATGAAGGTGGATATAGCGATGTGCTGGATGTAGTAGGCTATAATTATGGTCAGAGGGGAATGCAGTATGTGAAAGATCATCTTCAATATCCCAGGCGTAAAATGTTTGTTACAGAGTCGACCAGCTATGTTTCCACCCGGGGCGAATATGAAGATAATGGAGGGTTAGGTTATGTTTCCAACTTTGGATTGGGGATAGGATGGGGCCTGCAACCTGGTCAGGATTGGAAACACATTGTTCAGTACCCGTTCCTAAGTGGCACTTTTGTATGGACTGGATTTGACTACCGGGGAGAGCCCACTCCCTATGGGTGGCCCTGTGTCAGCTCCCATTTTGGTATTATGGATGTATGCGGTTTTCCGAAAGACGGATATTATGCCTACAAAGCTGCATGGACAGATACGCCTTTGATACATGTCTTCCCACATTGGAACTGGCCAGGGAAAGTAGGACAAAAAATGAAGATCAGGGGATACAGCAATTGTGAAGAAGTATCGTTATTTGTTAACGGGGAAAGTGTGGGTAGGAAGAAAACCGAACCATTTGAATATTTTGAGTGGGAAGTAGTTTATCGACCCGGGAGGCTGGAGGCAAGGGGCTACAATAGCGGTCAGCAAGTAGCCAGTCAGCTAATAGAAACAACTACTGCTCCCGAAAAATTAACATTGGCAAGCGATGTAGATTATTTAAAGGCTGATGGCTGTGATGTTGCGGTTGTAAATGTTGCCATTAGAGATAGCAGCGGAAGGGTGGTACCTACAGCTAATAATTATGTTCAATTTTTTGTTGAAGGACCCGGCAAGATTATTGGAACCGGTAATGGAGATCCAAGCTGCCACGACCCTGAGAATACAAACCAGCGAAGAGCTTTCAACGGCTATTGCCAGGTATTGGTGCAATCAGGTAAAGCCGCAGGAGAAATACGCTTAAAGGCCATTTCAGAAACGCTCGCGGGATCGACAGTTATCATAAAGGTGCAATAG
- a CDS encoding sugar-binding domain-containing protein — MKKIVRLAVFLAVAIFYQSICSARISLPATGNDNLLLQKSIGIPVKGTSSSGGIQRKQLFDDGWKFFLGDIPEASKNDFNDKDWRSLSLPHDWSIEGTINPKNPTGGAGGYFPAGIGWYRKTFPVPGEWEGKHISIYFEGVYMNAEVFINGKSLGIYPYGYTSFSYDLSPYLVFGEDNVISVRVDNSQQINSRWYSGSGIYRHVWMMVTEPVHVAQWGNVSIRAL, encoded by the coding sequence ATGAAAAAGATAGTAAGACTAGCAGTGTTTTTAGCGGTAGCGATTTTTTATCAGTCAATATGTTCTGCCCGGATTTCTTTACCTGCGACTGGGAATGATAATTTGCTTTTGCAAAAGAGTATCGGTATTCCGGTAAAGGGTACCAGCTCTTCCGGAGGTATTCAACGAAAGCAATTATTTGATGATGGCTGGAAGTTTTTTTTAGGCGATATACCGGAGGCTTCAAAAAATGACTTCAATGACAAAGATTGGCGAAGCCTCAGTTTACCGCACGATTGGAGCATTGAAGGAACGATAAACCCCAAAAATCCAACCGGAGGAGCAGGCGGCTATTTTCCTGCCGGTATTGGTTGGTACCGGAAAACCTTTCCTGTTCCCGGCGAATGGGAAGGCAAACACATTTCCATTTATTTCGAAGGTGTATATATGAACGCAGAGGTTTTTATTAATGGGAAATCGCTGGGGATTTATCCGTACGGTTATACTTCGTTTAGTTACGACCTTTCACCTTATCTTGTGTTTGGGGAGGATAATGTCATATCAGTCAGGGTAGACAATTCTCAACAGATAAATAGCCGGTGGTATAGTGGTTCCGGTATTTATCGCCATGTTTGGATGATGGTGACAGAACCTGTACATGTGGCACAATGGGGTAATGTAAGCATCAGGGCACTTTAA